One genomic segment of Nitratidesulfovibrio sp. includes these proteins:
- a CDS encoding branched-chain amino acid ABC transporter permease: MQGLKKSILVSLWFMFLTFPLMVIRVDSLKGTIEWRWENMLGMGAGIFVLSFVWRFMLARKEAGRAAAAGGAMTARGAWFERLRSDPKAAVPALAVLLAAFLVLPWVVSTYQTNIMISALLYVMLGLGLNIVVGLSGQLVLGYVAFYAVGAYSYAILNSNFGLGFWTVLPLGGAMAALFGILLGFPVLRLRGDYLAIVTLGFGEIIRLVLENWSSFSQGPSGIANIERPGLLGMQLSVSDATTYIYYLILAAVIVTILAVTRLKNSRIGRAWQALREDEIACQAMGIDITTTKLTAFALGACWAGFAGVIFAAKTTFINPASFTFLESAMVLAMVVLGGMGSVIGVSLGALVLILLPEYLRAFSEYRMLIFGATMVLMMVFRPQGLVSPGRTKYNVPDAEGAGADAARPAAGGNA; this comes from the coding sequence ATGCAAGGTCTCAAGAAATCCATACTGGTCAGCCTGTGGTTCATGTTCCTGACCTTTCCGCTCATGGTCATCAGGGTCGACAGCCTGAAAGGGACCATCGAATGGCGGTGGGAGAACATGCTGGGCATGGGCGCGGGCATTTTCGTCCTTTCCTTCGTGTGGCGGTTCATGCTGGCCCGCAAGGAAGCAGGGCGCGCAGCTGCCGCCGGGGGCGCCATGACCGCGCGCGGCGCGTGGTTCGAACGCCTGCGCAGCGACCCCAAGGCCGCCGTGCCCGCCCTGGCCGTGCTGCTGGCCGCGTTCCTGGTGCTGCCGTGGGTGGTTTCCACCTACCAGACCAACATCATGATTTCCGCGCTGCTCTACGTGATGCTGGGCCTTGGCCTGAACATCGTGGTGGGCCTTTCGGGCCAGCTGGTGCTGGGCTACGTGGCCTTCTACGCCGTGGGCGCTTACTCCTACGCCATCCTGAACAGCAACTTCGGCCTCGGCTTCTGGACGGTGCTGCCCCTCGGCGGGGCCATGGCCGCGCTGTTCGGCATTTTGCTGGGCTTTCCGGTGCTGCGCCTGCGCGGCGACTACCTGGCCATCGTCACCCTGGGCTTTGGCGAAATCATCCGCCTGGTGCTGGAAAACTGGAGCAGCTTCTCGCAGGGGCCCAGCGGCATCGCCAACATCGAGCGGCCCGGCCTGCTGGGCATGCAGCTTTCGGTCAGCGACGCCACCACCTACATCTACTATCTCATCCTGGCGGCGGTCATCGTCACCATCCTTGCGGTGACGCGCCTGAAGAATTCGCGCATCGGCCGTGCGTGGCAGGCCCTGCGCGAGGATGAAATAGCCTGTCAGGCCATGGGCATCGACATCACCACCACCAAGCTCACCGCGTTCGCGCTGGGCGCGTGCTGGGCGGGCTTTGCGGGGGTCATCTTCGCGGCCAAGACCACCTTCATCAATCCGGCCAGCTTCACCTTCCTCGAATCGGCCATGGTGCTCGCCATGGTGGTGCTGGGGGGCATGGGCTCGGTCATCGGGGTCTCGTTGGGCGCTCTGGTGCTCATCCTGCTGCCCGAATACCTGCGCGCGTTTTCCGAGTACCGCATGCTCATCTTTGGCGCGACCATGGTGCTGATGATGGTCTTCCGCCCGCAGGGCCTCGTTTCGCCGGGGCGCACCAAGTACAACGTGCCCGACGCCGAAGGCGCCGGTGCTGACGCGGCGCGCCCCGCCGCCGGAGGCAACGCCTGA
- a CDS encoding ABC transporter ATP-binding protein gives MTATTANAAAAVLDVRSVSMNFGGLRALNEVDLQVRQGEIVALIGPNGAGKTTFFNCITGIYVPTEGTVHVTPRDGRTITVNGLKASQVTALGMSRTFQNIRLFPTMSVLENVMIGRHCRTRAGILGALLRDPRTRAEEQRIVEESYALLKSVNLHQHYKDEARNLPYGAQRRLEIARALATEPFLLCLDEPAAGMNPQETHELKELVIEIRERHELSVLLIEHDMSMVMSLSDRIYVMEYGSKIAEGTPEEVSKNPRVIKAYLGEESHA, from the coding sequence ATGACCGCAACCACCGCCAATGCGGCTGCCGCCGTGCTTGACGTCCGTTCCGTTTCCATGAACTTCGGGGGCCTGCGCGCCCTGAACGAGGTTGACCTGCAAGTGCGCCAGGGCGAGATCGTGGCGCTCATCGGCCCCAACGGGGCGGGCAAGACCACGTTCTTCAACTGCATCACCGGCATCTACGTGCCCACCGAAGGCACCGTGCACGTGACCCCGCGCGACGGCCGCACCATCACCGTCAACGGCCTGAAGGCCAGCCAGGTCACTGCGCTCGGCATGTCGCGCACCTTCCAGAACATCCGGCTGTTCCCCACCATGAGCGTGCTGGAAAACGTGATGATCGGGCGCCACTGCCGTACCCGTGCGGGCATTCTGGGCGCGCTGCTGCGCGACCCCAGGACCCGCGCCGAGGAACAGCGCATCGTGGAAGAAAGCTACGCGCTGCTGAAAAGCGTGAACCTGCACCAGCACTACAAGGACGAGGCGCGCAACCTGCCCTACGGCGCCCAGCGCAGGCTGGAGATTGCCCGCGCGCTGGCCACGGAACCCTTCCTGCTCTGCCTTGACGAACCCGCCGCCGGCATGAACCCGCAGGAAACCCACGAACTCAAGGAACTCGTCATCGAGATCCGCGAGCGCCACGAACTTTCCGTGCTGCTCATCGAGCACGACATGAGCATGGTCATGTCGCTGTCGGACCGCATCTACGTCATGGAGTACGGTTCGAAGATCGCCGAGGGCACCCCCGAGGAAGTGAGCAAGAATCCCAGGGTCATCAAGGCTTATCTGGGCGAGGAATCCCATGCTTGA
- a CDS encoding ABC transporter ATP-binding protein, translating into MLELRNVNAFYGNIQALRDINLTIGQGEIVTLIGANGAGKTTTLMTVCGAVPPRSGEVLFEGKPIQGMKPNEIVRLGISQVPEGRLIFPDLTVQENLDLGAFLRNDKDGIARDLDYIFGLFPILAQRRKQAGGTLSGGEQQMLAISRAIMGRPRLLLLDEPSLGLAPIIIQQIFDIIRKINADGTTVFLVEQNANQALKIAHRAYVMETGRITLEDTAANLLVNEDVKKAYLGM; encoded by the coding sequence ATGCTTGAGCTGCGTAACGTCAATGCCTTCTACGGCAATATCCAGGCCCTGCGCGACATCAACCTGACCATCGGCCAGGGCGAGATCGTCACCCTCATCGGCGCCAACGGCGCGGGCAAGACCACCACGCTGATGACCGTGTGCGGCGCGGTGCCCCCGCGCAGCGGCGAGGTGCTCTTCGAGGGCAAGCCCATCCAGGGCATGAAGCCCAACGAGATCGTGCGCCTGGGCATCAGCCAGGTGCCGGAAGGCCGGTTGATCTTCCCCGACCTGACGGTGCAGGAAAACCTGGACCTTGGCGCGTTCCTGCGCAACGACAAGGACGGCATCGCCCGCGACCTGGACTACATCTTCGGCCTGTTCCCCATCCTTGCGCAGCGCCGCAAGCAGGCGGGGGGCACCCTTTCCGGCGGCGAGCAGCAGATGCTGGCCATCTCGCGCGCCATCATGGGCAGGCCACGCCTGCTGCTGCTGGACGAACCCTCGCTGGGTCTCGCGCCCATCATCATCCAGCAGATCTTCGACATCATCCGCAAGATCAACGCCGACGGCACCACGGTGTTCCTGGTGGAGCAGAACGCCAACCAGGCCCTGAAGATCGCCCATCGCGCGTACGTCATGGAAACCGGGCGCATCACCCTGGAAGACACGGCAGCCAACCTGCTGGTGAACGAAGACGTGAAAAAGGCCTACCTCGGCATGTAG
- a CDS encoding homocitrate synthase, translating to MLLDTTLREGEQSFGTYLSMTDRERILRGLAAVGVPEAEVGWAGRDDLADMLALAARVAPGLAAAAWCRCRPEDLRAAVACGARRVCVGVPVSDAHLARRLGLGRPALLDQLAATLAEARMLGIEHVTVGMEDASRADRSFVFAVARHAAAHGAHRVRLSDTVGLYTPLEVADMVRALRAELEVARLDGSAPRARRVSIGTHFHNDCGMATANALTALECGADCADVSVLGLGERAGVARLEELAAALVVRGRAAFDLAPLRGLCGHVAQAASLSVPRHWPVAGRDIFAVESGLHAHGVRRDPSLFEPFPPELVGGSRRMGVGRKSGVAAVAAALAELSILPPPDQLPAIVEAVRELSATLRRPLTPAELGELAGITRSENGPSPVQAGIRPDGDALAVRDSGTPLSTTSPTASAGNGTPRLPRTGEAGRGRIREA from the coding sequence ATGCTGCTCGATACCACCTTGCGCGAAGGGGAACAGTCCTTCGGCACCTATCTGTCCATGACCGACCGCGAACGCATCCTGCGCGGCCTTGCCGCCGTGGGCGTGCCCGAGGCCGAGGTGGGCTGGGCCGGGCGCGACGACCTTGCGGACATGCTGGCCCTGGCGGCCCGCGTGGCCCCCGGCCTTGCCGCCGCCGCATGGTGCCGCTGCCGCCCCGAAGACCTGCGCGCCGCCGTGGCCTGCGGGGCGCGCCGGGTCTGCGTGGGGGTGCCCGTTTCCGATGCGCACCTGGCCCGGCGGCTGGGCCTTGGCAGGCCCGCCCTGCTCGACCAGCTGGCCGCCACGCTGGCCGAGGCGCGCATGCTGGGCATAGAGCACGTCACCGTGGGCATGGAAGATGCCTCGCGCGCGGACCGCTCCTTCGTGTTCGCCGTGGCGCGCCATGCCGCCGCGCACGGGGCGCACCGGGTGCGCCTGAGCGACACGGTGGGGCTGTACACCCCGCTGGAAGTGGCGGACATGGTGCGCGCGCTGCGCGCGGAACTGGAAGTCGCCCGGTTGGACGGCAGCGCCCCCCGCGCCCGCCGGGTGTCCATCGGCACCCACTTCCACAACGACTGCGGCATGGCCACGGCCAATGCCCTTACGGCCCTGGAGTGCGGGGCGGACTGCGCCGACGTTTCCGTACTGGGCCTTGGCGAACGGGCCGGGGTGGCCCGGCTGGAGGAACTGGCCGCCGCCCTGGTGGTGCGCGGCAGGGCCGCATTCGACCTTGCGCCCCTGCGGGGACTATGCGGTCACGTGGCCCAGGCCGCCTCGCTGTCCGTGCCGCGTCACTGGCCGGTTGCCGGGCGCGACATCTTTGCCGTGGAAAGCGGACTGCACGCCCACGGCGTACGGCGCGATCCCAGCCTGTTCGAACCCTTTCCGCCGGAACTGGTGGGCGGCAGCCGCCGGATGGGCGTAGGCCGCAAAAGCGGCGTCGCCGCCGTTGCCGCAGCACTGGCCGAACTTTCCATCCTGCCGCCGCCGGACCAACTGCCCGCCATCGTCGAGGCGGTGCGCGAACTTTCCGCCACCCTGCGCCGCCCGTTGACCCCGGCGGAACTTGGCGAACTGGCGGGCATTACCCGCAGCGAAAACGGTCCTTCCCCCGTACAGGCGGGCATCCGCCCCGATGGAGATGCCCTTGCTGTCCGGGACTCCGGCACACCTCTTTCCACCACGTCCCCGACCGCGAGCGCAGGCAACGGCACGCCCCGGCTGCCCCGCACTGGCGAAGCGGGTCGCGGACGCATACGGGAGGCATGA
- the nifH gene encoding nitrogenase iron protein: MRKVAIYGKGGIGKSTTTQNTVAGLAEALGRKVMVVGCDPKADSTRLLLGGLAQKSVLDTLRDEGEDVELDDIRKPGYSTTLCVESGGPEPGVGCAGRGIITSINMLESLGAYEEDQKLDYVFYDVLGDVVCGGFAMPIRDGKAEEIYIVCSGEMMAMYAANNICKGIMKYAESGTVRLGGLICNSRNVDNEKEMIEELARKIGTQMIYFVPRDNQVQRAEIHRQTVIEFSPEHGQAQHYRNLAKAIDENKMFVVPKPLQIAELEKLLMDYGLFEA, translated from the coding sequence ATGAGAAAGGTGGCCATCTACGGTAAGGGCGGCATCGGCAAGTCCACGACCACGCAGAACACCGTCGCGGGTCTCGCGGAAGCTCTGGGGCGCAAGGTCATGGTCGTCGGCTGCGACCCCAAGGCCGACTCCACCCGTCTGCTGCTGGGCGGCCTGGCCCAGAAGTCGGTGCTCGACACCCTGCGTGACGAGGGCGAGGACGTGGAACTCGATGATATCCGCAAGCCCGGCTACTCCACCACCCTCTGCGTGGAATCGGGCGGTCCCGAACCGGGCGTGGGCTGTGCGGGGCGCGGCATCATCACCTCCATCAACATGCTGGAATCCCTCGGCGCCTACGAGGAAGACCAGAAGCTGGACTACGTGTTCTACGACGTGCTTGGCGACGTTGTGTGCGGCGGCTTCGCCATGCCCATCCGCGACGGCAAGGCCGAGGAAATCTACATCGTGTGTTCCGGCGAGATGATGGCCATGTACGCGGCCAACAACATCTGCAAGGGCATCATGAAGTACGCCGAATCGGGCACCGTGCGCCTTGGCGGCCTTATCTGCAACTCGCGTAACGTGGACAACGAAAAGGAAATGATCGAGGAGCTGGCCCGCAAGATCGGCACCCAGATGATCTACTTCGTCCCGCGCGACAACCAGGTGCAGCGCGCCGAAATCCACCGCCAGACCGTCATCGAGTTCTCGCCCGAACACGGTCAGGCCCAGCACTACCGCAATCTGGCGAAAGCCATCGACGAAAACAAGATGTTCGTGGTGCCGAAGCCCCTCCAGATCGCGGAACTGGAAAAGCTGCTGATGGATTACGGCCTGTTCGAAGCCTAG
- a CDS encoding P-II family nitrogen regulator → MMIMVRAIVRPEKSDDVLAALMAAGFPAVTKMSVAGRGKQRGIKIGEITYDEIPKTLLISVVKASEKQFVIDTIMEAARTGAKGAFGDGKIFVTPVEEVYTISSGVKEPDVEEAAA, encoded by the coding sequence ATGATGATCATGGTTCGTGCCATCGTGAGACCCGAAAAATCCGACGACGTGCTGGCCGCCCTCATGGCAGCAGGCTTCCCGGCCGTGACCAAGATGTCTGTGGCCGGGCGCGGCAAGCAGCGCGGCATCAAGATCGGCGAGATCACCTACGACGAAATTCCGAAGACCCTGCTGATCAGCGTGGTGAAGGCCAGCGAAAAGCAGTTCGTCATCGACACCATCATGGAAGCGGCCCGCACGGGCGCCAAGGGCGCCTTCGGCGACGGCAAGATCTTCGTCACCCCGGTTGAAGAGGTCTACACCATCAGCTCCGGCGTGAAGGAACCCGATGTCGAGGAGGCCGCGGCATGA
- a CDS encoding P-II family nitrogen regulator yields MKEIMAVVRLNKMNQTKKALTEAGVNGFYAHEAFGRGKGLVSSDLLEGAKEGFEEAVELLGEKGRLYSKRVVTVVVPDDQVSDVVEALIKVNQTGKPGDGKIFVTAVPEAHRVRTAEHGDKAIL; encoded by the coding sequence ATGAAGGAGATCATGGCCGTAGTGCGCCTGAACAAGATGAACCAGACCAAGAAGGCGCTGACCGAGGCGGGCGTGAACGGCTTTTACGCGCACGAAGCCTTCGGTCGGGGCAAGGGGCTGGTCAGCAGCGATCTGCTGGAAGGCGCCAAGGAAGGGTTTGAAGAGGCCGTGGAACTGCTCGGTGAAAAGGGCAGGCTGTATTCAAAGCGCGTGGTCACCGTGGTGGTGCCCGACGACCAGGTCAGCGACGTGGTCGAGGCCCTGATCAAGGTGAACCAGACGGGCAAGCCCGGCGACGGCAAGATCTTCGTCACCGCTGTTCCGGAAGCCCACCGTGTGAGAACCGCCGAGCATGGCGACAAAGCCATCCTGTAG
- the nifD gene encoding nitrogenase molybdenum-iron protein alpha chain: MALKHKSIPDVATVKEELLKKYPTKVARKRAKQIVINDVKDGDVVPEVQANVRTTPGIITMRGCTYAGCKGVILGPTRDIVNITHGPIGCGFYSWLTRRNQTKAPLESSENFMPYAFSTDMQDEDIIFGGEKKLIAAIQEAYDTFHPKAIAIFATCPVGLIGDDIHAVARKMKEKLGINIFAFSCEGYKGVSQSAGHHIANNQIFTHVVGEDDTPKLGEYKINMLGEYNIGGDAFELERVLEKCGITLVSTFSGNSTYEHFATAHQADLNAVMCHRSINYVAEMMETKYGIPWIKVNFIGAESSAKSLRKIAQYFGDKKLIDRVEEVIAEEMPAVYAALEEVKPFTEGKTAMLFVGGSRAHHYQDLFTEMGMKTIAAGYEFAHRDDYEGRKVMPSIKVDADSRNIEEIEVTPDSTRFAPRKSEEDLKRLVAEGFTFKDYEGMMPQMESNTLVIDDLNQYEADKLIELLKPDVFCAGIKEKFSVQKMGVPMKQLHSYDYGGPYAGFKGAVNFYVEIKRLVTSKVWSDLKAPWEENPELSATYVWE; encoded by the coding sequence ATGGCTTTGAAGCACAAGAGCATCCCCGACGTCGCGACCGTCAAGGAAGAACTGCTCAAGAAGTATCCCACCAAGGTCGCCCGCAAGCGCGCCAAGCAGATCGTCATCAACGACGTGAAGGACGGCGACGTGGTGCCCGAGGTGCAGGCCAACGTGCGCACCACCCCCGGCATCATCACCATGCGCGGCTGCACCTACGCAGGGTGCAAGGGCGTTATCCTGGGCCCCACCCGCGACATCGTGAACATCACGCACGGGCCCATCGGCTGCGGGTTCTATTCGTGGCTCACCCGGCGCAACCAGACCAAGGCGCCGCTGGAATCATCCGAAAACTTCATGCCCTACGCCTTTTCCACGGACATGCAGGATGAGGACATCATCTTCGGTGGTGAAAAGAAGCTGATCGCGGCCATCCAGGAGGCCTACGACACCTTCCACCCCAAGGCCATCGCCATCTTCGCCACCTGTCCCGTGGGCCTCATCGGCGACGACATTCACGCCGTGGCCCGCAAGATGAAGGAAAAGCTCGGCATCAACATCTTCGCCTTCAGCTGCGAAGGGTACAAGGGCGTCTCGCAGTCCGCGGGTCACCACATCGCCAACAACCAGATCTTCACCCACGTGGTGGGCGAGGACGATACCCCCAAGCTTGGCGAATACAAGATCAACATGCTGGGCGAGTACAACATTGGCGGTGATGCCTTTGAACTGGAACGCGTGCTGGAAAAGTGCGGCATCACCCTGGTGTCCACCTTCAGCGGCAACTCCACGTACGAGCACTTCGCCACCGCCCACCAGGCCGACCTGAACGCCGTCATGTGCCACCGGTCCATCAACTACGTGGCCGAAATGATGGAGACCAAGTACGGCATCCCGTGGATCAAGGTGAACTTCATCGGCGCGGAATCCTCTGCCAAGTCGCTGCGCAAGATCGCCCAGTACTTCGGCGACAAGAAGCTGATCGACCGGGTGGAAGAAGTCATCGCCGAAGAAATGCCCGCCGTGTACGCGGCCCTGGAAGAAGTGAAGCCCTTCACCGAAGGCAAGACGGCCATGCTGTTCGTGGGCGGCTCGCGCGCTCACCACTACCAGGACCTGTTCACCGAAATGGGCATGAAGACCATCGCCGCCGGGTACGAGTTCGCCCACCGCGACGACTACGAAGGCCGCAAGGTGATGCCCTCCATCAAGGTGGACGCCGACAGCCGCAACATCGAGGAAATCGAGGTCACGCCCGATTCCACCCGCTTCGCCCCGCGCAAGTCCGAAGAAGACCTGAAGCGCCTTGTCGCGGAAGGCTTCACCTTCAAGGATTACGAAGGGATGATGCCCCAGATGGAGTCCAACACCCTCGTCATCGACGACCTGAACCAGTACGAGGCCGACAAGCTGATCGAACTCCTGAAGCCCGACGTGTTCTGCGCCGGCATCAAGGAAAAGTTCTCGGTGCAGAAGATGGGCGTGCCCATGAAGCAGCTGCACAGCTACGACTACGGCGGACCCTACGCGGGCTTCAAGGGCGCGGTGAACTTCTACGTGGAGATCAAGCGCCTGGTCACCAGCAAGGTCTGGAGTGACCTCAAGGCCCCCTGGGAAGAAAACCCCGAGCTCTCGGCAACCTACGTCTGGGAATAA
- the nifK gene encoding nitrogenase molybdenum-iron protein subunit beta, translated as MLLRHTPTEIKERSALNINPAKTCQPIGAMYAGLGIKGCLPHSHGSQGCCAYHRSTLTRHYKEPVSAATSSFTEGASVFGGQANLLQAIENIFSVYEPEIIAVHTTCLSETIGDDLKQIVDKAVKEGKVPEGKQVIFASTPSYVGSHVTGFSNMVKGMVKCLAVSSGKKNGKVNIIPGWVEPADMEEIKRIADMIGVSFTMFPDTSGVLNGPLTGEYHMFPDAGTPAEDIRAAGDAIGTLALGEWCSADAARTLDSQCKVPCRVLDLPIGLKATDRFIDALRTVAGTSVPDTVNFERGQLIDVISDYHQYFFGKKVALVGDPDQLIALTEFLLTLDMQPVHVVTGTPGKKFEARIKELCAGKGFDVNVRAAGDMFLLHQWIKNQPVDLIMGNTYCKYIARDEDIPYVRFGFPIMDRVGHQYFPVTGYKGGIRLMEKILGVLLDRADRDAPEEKFELVY; from the coding sequence ATGCTGCTCAGACATACCCCGACGGAAATCAAGGAGCGCTCGGCGCTCAACATCAACCCGGCCAAGACCTGCCAGCCCATCGGCGCCATGTACGCGGGCCTGGGCATCAAGGGCTGCCTGCCGCACAGCCACGGTTCGCAGGGCTGCTGCGCTTACCACCGCAGCACGCTGACCCGCCACTACAAGGAACCCGTGTCGGCTGCCACCAGCTCGTTCACGGAAGGCGCATCGGTGTTCGGCGGCCAGGCCAACCTGTTGCAGGCCATCGAGAACATCTTCTCGGTGTACGAGCCGGAAATCATCGCCGTGCACACCACCTGCCTGTCCGAAACCATTGGCGACGACCTGAAGCAGATCGTCGACAAGGCGGTGAAAGAAGGCAAGGTGCCCGAGGGCAAGCAGGTGATCTTTGCCTCCACGCCCAGCTACGTGGGTTCGCACGTCACCGGCTTCTCCAACATGGTCAAGGGCATGGTGAAGTGCCTGGCCGTTTCTTCCGGCAAGAAGAACGGCAAGGTCAACATCATCCCCGGCTGGGTGGAACCTGCGGACATGGAGGAGATCAAGCGCATCGCCGACATGATCGGCGTGTCCTTCACCATGTTCCCGGACACCTCGGGCGTGCTCAACGGCCCGCTGACCGGCGAGTACCACATGTTCCCCGACGCGGGCACCCCGGCCGAGGACATTCGCGCCGCAGGCGATGCCATCGGCACCCTGGCCCTTGGCGAATGGTGTTCCGCCGACGCGGCCCGCACCCTGGATTCGCAGTGCAAGGTGCCCTGCCGGGTGCTGGACCTGCCCATCGGGCTGAAGGCCACCGACCGCTTCATCGACGCCCTGCGCACCGTGGCCGGTACCTCCGTGCCCGATACGGTGAACTTCGAGCGCGGCCAGCTCATCGACGTCATCTCGGACTACCACCAGTACTTCTTCGGCAAGAAGGTGGCCCTGGTGGGCGACCCGGACCAGCTCATCGCGCTGACCGAGTTCCTGCTGACGCTCGACATGCAGCCCGTCCACGTGGTCACCGGCACGCCGGGCAAGAAGTTCGAGGCGCGCATCAAGGAATTGTGCGCGGGCAAGGGCTTTGACGTCAACGTGCGCGCCGCGGGCGACATGTTCCTGCTCCACCAGTGGATCAAGAACCAGCCGGTCGATCTCATCATGGGCAACACCTACTGCAAGTACATTGCCCGTGACGAGGACATCCCCTACGTGCGCTTCGGCTTCCCCATCATGGACCGGGTGGGCCACCAGTACTTCCCGGTGACGGGGTACAAGGGCGGCATCCGGCTGATGGAAAAGATCCTGGGCGTCCTGCTCGACCGCGCCGATCGTGACGCGCCCGAGGAGAAGTTCGAGCTCGTCTATTAG
- a CDS encoding radical SAM protein, with amino-acid sequence MSGAPHCTHTNGRPGGWLLLPVAPRSNARSRHGDTGVSTPCACGTQPASPALLPHEALEHLRTVMESGAVVDTVGIAGPGDPFAVPDRTLETLHLVHAAYPHITLCVTTNGLGVASHAAALAELGVSHVTLLMDAVDPELVDTLYAWIRPGTRTLRPGEGASLLVDEQAVALAALVKAGIEVAVCVTVYPGINDTHVGDIAAAAKVLGASGIYVVPFVPAEDAAGPVPAADAVTMDAARNAAAAYLPVLDASARDGLPVARRTGPGCGEPVAVSAGSGLPLPGGDRPYVAVASSDGFDVDEHLGHARQFLVYGPKDGPASGPSADLMTGPVELLGVRPAPPAGSGDARWEALAAVLSDCAYLLVSSAGQRPVEYLATRGLRVIQTEDNIEGLVDVLYGGGKKGKNRGKGRTV; translated from the coding sequence ATGAGCGGCGCACCCCACTGTACGCACACGAACGGACGTCCCGGCGGCTGGCTGCTGCTGCCGGTGGCGCCGCGTTCCAACGCCCGCAGCCGCCATGGCGATACGGGCGTGAGCACCCCGTGCGCCTGCGGAACGCAGCCCGCGTCCCCCGCGTTGCTGCCGCACGAGGCGCTGGAACACCTGCGCACGGTCATGGAATCGGGCGCGGTGGTGGATACGGTGGGCATTGCCGGTCCCGGCGACCCGTTCGCCGTGCCCGACCGCACCCTGGAAACCCTGCACCTGGTACACGCCGCCTACCCGCACATCACCCTGTGCGTGACCACCAACGGCCTTGGCGTGGCCAGCCATGCCGCTGCCCTGGCGGAGCTTGGCGTCAGCCACGTTACCCTGCTCATGGACGCCGTGGACCCGGAACTGGTGGACACCCTGTACGCCTGGATCCGCCCCGGCACCCGCACCCTGCGCCCCGGCGAGGGCGCCTCGCTGCTCGTGGACGAGCAGGCCGTGGCCCTTGCCGCGCTGGTCAAGGCGGGCATCGAGGTCGCGGTGTGCGTCACCGTGTACCCCGGCATCAACGATACCCACGTGGGTGACATTGCCGCCGCAGCCAAGGTGCTGGGAGCCTCGGGGATCTACGTGGTGCCCTTCGTTCCCGCCGAGGACGCGGCAGGCCCCGTGCCCGCTGCCGATGCGGTCACCATGGACGCCGCCCGCAACGCGGCAGCCGCCTACCTGCCCGTGCTTGACGCCTCTGCCCGCGACGGGCTGCCCGTCGCGCGGCGCACGGGTCCGGGATGCGGCGAACCCGTGGCCGTCTCCGCAGGCTCCGGCCTGCCGCTGCCCGGTGGCGACCGGCCCTATGTGGCCGTGGCCAGCAGTGACGGCTTTGACGTGGACGAACACCTTGGGCACGCCCGCCAGTTTCTGGTGTACGGGCCAAAGGATGGTCCTGCGTCCGGTCCCTCTGCCGATCTCATGACCGGTCCCGTGGAGTTGCTGGGCGTGCGCCCGGCACCGCCCGCCGGTTCCGGTGATGCCCGGTGGGAGGCGCTGGCCGCCGTCCTGTCCGACTGCGCCTACCTGCTGGTGTCCAGCGCGGGCCAGCGCCCCGTGGAATACCTGGCCACCAGAGGGCTGCGCGTGATCCAGACCGAAGACAACATCGAGGGCCTCGTGGACGTGCTCTACGGGGGTGGCAAGAAAGGCAAGAATCGCGGCAAGGGCCGCACAGTCTAG
- a CDS encoding (2Fe-2S) ferredoxin domain-containing protein produces the protein MPKPTHQILVCQSFRHKGEPKGVCFKQTDGFLQYLEEEILDRGLDILVTATGCLKACEEGPVLVVQPQNWWFKGVDSHDAIDAILDGIEDGEPNAEYLMY, from the coding sequence ATGCCCAAGCCGACGCATCAAATTCTCGTATGCCAGAGCTTCCGTCACAAGGGCGAACCCAAGGGCGTCTGTTTCAAGCAGACCGACGGGTTCCTGCAGTACCTCGAAGAGGAAATCCTTGATCGCGGCCTCGACATCCTGGTCACTGCCACCGGGTGTCTGAAGGCCTGCGAGGAAGGCCCCGTCCTCGTGGTGCAGCCGCAGAACTGGTGGTTCAAGGGCGTGGACAGCCACGACGCCATCGATGCCATCCTCGACGGCATCGAAGACGGCGAACCCAATGCCGAATACCTGATGTACTAG